In Phorcysia thermohydrogeniphila, the DNA window AACTCAATTAACGGTTGACCTATTCTCTCCATTAGTACCTTATCCTTATTGATACTTTCGTTGATTGACGTGATGAGTTTTTTCTTAAGTTCCTCTACGCTTATCCCTTCTTCCAAAGCCTGCTGTTTGAAGTACTCGTGCACAAAACCCCTATCCTTGTACTTAAGGGCTAAATACTCAATCTTAGTTTCCCTAATGGTTCTTCTCTCTGATATTACCCCTGCGAGAGCTCTTTCCAGCTTCCTCTTTGAAAGGTTTTTGAGCTTGCAGAGTAAAGAGAGGTCTCCAAGGGAGGAGACAGAAGTTTTCAACATTACCTGTAAGCTGTCGTCTTCAAAGGAGTAACCGGTTACTAAGTTTACTATCGTTCGCGGGGTGTTCGTTATTCCGATTAGGCTGCTTGGGAACTCAAGGCCTATAACCTTTATCAGCATACGGTCGGGGAGCTCCTTCTTCCTCGCTGTAAATGGAAGGTCTATCTCTACGGCTTTGACGGAAATGTTCATTCCAAGGATATTGGTGTTTATGTCTTTGAGGGTTATAGTGTTTTTGAGGAGACTGTAGTCTATCTCAGCGCAGGAGACGTTGAAGGGGAGCTCCTTAATTCTTTTGCTGAACTTCTCTACAAGTTTTGCTTCAATGTAAGTTTCAAGGGCAAAATAGGAAGAAACAACTGCACCTATAAAGAGCAAAAATACGAGGATAGCCTTTGCCCTGTTTTCCATGGCTAACCTTTGAGTTCCTTGCTTATTCTGTGGACTGTGTCAACTAAGAACTTGGCCTTCTTCGGGTCTGTCTGGGGCAGTATCCCGTGTCCCAAGTTAAATATGTGTCCCCTTGCCTTTAGTCCTTCTTCTAAGATTTTCCTAACCTTTTCTTCAATTGTTCTCTCATCGGCAAAGAGGGCTACAGGGTCAAGGTTGCCCTGAATGGACTTATCTATCCTCTCAAGGGCAAAGGAAATTTCCGTCTTCCAGTCAAGGCCTATTACGTCCACGTTTAACCTGTTGTTGACTTCTAAGAGGTGGGAGGAGTTTACGCCAAAGTGGATTATCGGCGTTTCTGGATGTCTCCTTTTTAGCTCGTTGACTATTCTCTCCGTGTAGGGGAAGACGAACTTTTCGTAGTCTTCTTTGGAGAGAACTCCCATCCATGAATCAAAAATCTGGACGATGTCAGCGCCGGCCTCTATTTGGGCGGACAGGTACTCTATTACCGTGTCTGTCAGCTTGCTCATAAGGGAATCCCAAAGTTCTGGGTTGTTCCACATTGTACTTTTAGCAGCTATGTAGTTTTTGGAGCTCCCCCCTTCCAGCATATAGCTTGCAAGCGTAAAGGGTGCGCCGGAAAAGCCTATTAAGGGTCTATCCGTTAGTTTCTCCTTTATTATCTGAATTGTTTCAAGGACGTACGGTAAATCTTTCTCAGGCTCTGGAATTTTTAGCCTCTCAACGTCGTCAACAGTTTCAATTTTTGGATTTAGAACAGGGCCTTTCCCTTCAACAAACTGAACGTCAATCCCCATCTTCTCTACTGGAACTAAGATATCAGAAAAGAGTATTGCAGCGTCAACACCAATCTCATCAATTGGAATTAGTGTTACCTCTGCTGCAAGCTTAGGGTTCCTGCATAGGTCCATAAAGCTGCCCGCTTGTTCTCTTATCTTCCTGTAACGTGCAGAGTACCTTCCTGCCTGTCTCATAATCCAGATTGGAGTAAAGTCAGTCTTCTCTCCTCTTGCTGCTTTAAGGAGTGGGTAATCCTTCATCTGTCCTCCGTCTTTTCTTTGTTCTTCCTCATTTTCACCGGGATATACCTGCAGATAGGGTCTTCCTCCATGTAGTCGCCGTGCTCCCAGTAGGCGCGGACTCTACAGCCGTTACAGATCTTCACGTACTCACAGGAGCCGCAGCGTCCTTTAAACTCCTCTATTTTTCTCATGTCCTGCATAATCTTTGATTCAAACCAAGCTCTGTCAAAGGGAACGTCAAAGACGTTTACGTCCGATATGGGGAAGTAGCTACAGGGTCTAAGCCAGCCGTGGCAGTCTATGTAGGCGATGTACTGGCCTGCAACGCATCCCTTTCCTCCACCGGTTCCAAAGGAGAGGTTTCTCCTCTTTAGGTTTAGTCCATCCCTCTTGGCGTTCTGATTGAAGATTCTGTAGTAGTGGGGAGCACAGGTTGGACGAACCAAGATTGTATTATCTCCTTTTAGGATTAACTCCTTCTCAAGCTCGTAGTGCCAGTTGAGCCAGTATTCAGCTTCCTCTGCATTGAGGAGCTCCGCATTTGCCTCCTCTCCCCTTCCTACCGGTAGGACTAAGAACATATACCAAGCTCTTGCTCCAATTTCCCTTGCCTTTTTGTAAACGTTTGGAATGTCAAAGGCGTTCCTTTTGGTGAAGGAGGAGTTTATGAGGAAAGGAATTCCGTGTTTTTTAAAGAGCTCTGCCGCCTTCATTACCCCTTCGTAGGCTCCCGGCTGCTTTCTGAAATCGTCGTGTATCTCGGGAGTTGAACCGTCTAAGGAGAGGGAGACCATCTTTATTCCGACCCTTTTCATCTCGCGGCAGACTTCATCGTCAACGAGGGTTCCGTTCGTCGCTATGCACATCCTAAAGCCTTTCTCCGTTCCGTAGGCGGCAATGTCCCACACGTCTTCCCTTAGGAGGGGCTCTCCGCCTGTGAGGACGATTGTTGGCTTTGAGAGCTTGGCTATATCGTCCATTAGTTTTTTAGCGTCTTCAAATGAGAAGTGTCCTTGCTCAGACTCCATCGTTGAGGCGGAGCGGCAGTGGATACACTTTAGGTTACAACGCCTTGTTATTTCCCATGCAATCCATTTAGGAAGGAATTCTTCTTTTGTTGCCATCTTAACCCCTTGCTAAATGTTCTTAAAGTTCTGAAAGTTTACCAAACATTTAAGTTATGTCCTGTACTCCGCGTTAATCCTTACGTATTCGTAAGAAAGGTCGCAGGTTAAGTACTCAAAGCTTTCATTTCCTAAGTTCAGGTTCAGCTCTATTGTAATCTCGGAGCTCTCCTTCATGTACTTATAAACCTCTTCTTCAACGTAGTCAGCCCTTTCGCCTTTAAAGAGGAGGAATTTGCCGATGTAGAGCTCCACCTTCTCCTCTTTTATCCCTACTCCCGCAGCTCCCGCCGCTGCGATGATCCTTCCCCAGTTGGGGTCGCAACCAAAAATGGCCGTCTTTACAAGTGGTGAGAGGGCTATTTTCCTTGCAACGGCTCTTGCTTGCTCCTTTGTCTCTGCACCTTTAACCACTATCTTGGCTACCTTTGTAGCTCCTTCGCCGTCCTTAACTATCTGGTATGCAAGTTCTTTAAGCACCTTTGTAAGGAGCTCCTTAAACTCCTCGTAGTTTTCCTCTGTAATGGTGACGTCCGATTTACCTGTGGAGAGCAGAAAGACGCAGTCGTTGGTACTCATATCTCCGTCAACAGTGATTGCGTTAAAGGAAACGTCAACAGCTTCTTTTAAAGCCTTCTGGAGGAGCTCAGGAGGAACTTTTGCGTCTGTTGCTATAAATGAGAGCATTGTTGCCATTGCAGGGTCTATCATTCCGGCACCTTTAGCGATTCCTCCGATGACGTAACCCTTACCTTCTGCAAAGGCCGTTTTCGGAAAGGTATCCGTCGTCATTATTGCCCTTGCAGGTTCTTCTCCTTTAGCCTTTCCAAGGTTCTCTGCTGCTTCCTTTATCCCCTTTTCTACCCTATCCATTGGGAGGAGCTCTCCAATGACGCCGGTTGAGGCGACTAAGAAGGGAGCTCCTTTTCCGGAGTAACGGCCTGCGAGTTCTGCCATCCTTTGGGCGTCTCTAAGACCTTGCTCTCCAGTGCAGGCGTTTGCGTTCCCGCTGTTTGCAACTATACCGTTTACCTTGCTGCTAATACCTTTTGAGAACTTGATAGGAGCGGCCTGCACGTCGTTTCTCGTATAAACGGCCGCAAAGACAGAAGGGGTTTCTGTTACTATCAAAAGGGTGTCTGGCCTATCCAGTTTTTTCTG includes these proteins:
- the argJ gene encoding bifunctional glutamate N-acetyltransferase/amino-acid acetyltransferase ArgJ; translation: MKRGIAEVPGILCGTGFGGIKKTQKKLDRPDTLLIVTETPSVFAAVYTRNDVQAAPIKFSKGISSKVNGIVANSGNANACTGEQGLRDAQRMAELAGRYSGKGAPFLVASTGVIGELLPMDRVEKGIKEAAENLGKAKGEEPARAIMTTDTFPKTAFAEGKGYVIGGIAKGAGMIDPAMATMLSFIATDAKVPPELLQKALKEAVDVSFNAITVDGDMSTNDCVFLLSTGKSDVTITEENYEEFKELLTKVLKELAYQIVKDGEGATKVAKIVVKGAETKEQARAVARKIALSPLVKTAIFGCDPNWGRIIAAAGAAGVGIKEEKVELYIGKFLLFKGERADYVEEEVYKYMKESSEITIELNLNLGNESFEYLTCDLSYEYVRINAEYRT
- a CDS encoding radical SAM/SPASM domain-containing protein yields the protein MATKEEFLPKWIAWEITRRCNLKCIHCRSASTMESEQGHFSFEDAKKLMDDIAKLSKPTIVLTGGEPLLREDVWDIAAYGTEKGFRMCIATNGTLVDDEVCREMKRVGIKMVSLSLDGSTPEIHDDFRKQPGAYEGVMKAAELFKKHGIPFLINSSFTKRNAFDIPNVYKKAREIGARAWYMFLVLPVGRGEEANAELLNAEEAEYWLNWHYELEKELILKGDNTILVRPTCAPHYYRIFNQNAKRDGLNLKRRNLSFGTGGGKGCVAGQYIAYIDCHGWLRPCSYFPISDVNVFDVPFDRAWFESKIMQDMRKIEEFKGRCGSCEYVKICNGCRVRAYWEHGDYMEEDPICRYIPVKMRKNKEKTEDR
- the hemE gene encoding uroporphyrinogen decarboxylase, which gives rise to MKDYPLLKAARGEKTDFTPIWIMRQAGRYSARYRKIREQAGSFMDLCRNPKLAAEVTLIPIDEIGVDAAILFSDILVPVEKMGIDVQFVEGKGPVLNPKIETVDDVERLKIPEPEKDLPYVLETIQIIKEKLTDRPLIGFSGAPFTLASYMLEGGSSKNYIAAKSTMWNNPELWDSLMSKLTDTVIEYLSAQIEAGADIVQIFDSWMGVLSKEDYEKFVFPYTERIVNELKRRHPETPIIHFGVNSSHLLEVNNRLNVDVIGLDWKTEISFALERIDKSIQGNLDPVALFADERTIEEKVRKILEEGLKARGHIFNLGHGILPQTDPKKAKFLVDTVHRISKELKG